The DNA region TGAAAGCGAATGTTTATAATGGCAATGTATATATTCGCCCAATCATTTTTTTGGGTTATGGGGTGATGGGTGTCAGTCACGTTCAAGCTCCTGTGAATGTTGCTATCGCAGCTTGGGAATGGGGAGCTTATCTTGGCGAAGAGGGGATTTTAAATGGTATTAAGGTTAAAACAAGTTCTTTTGCTAGAAATTCCGTAAAATCAACGATGGGAAAAGCCAAAATTGCTGCGAATTACTTAAACTCTCAAATGGCAAAACACGAAGCTTTGGAATGCGGATGTGAAGAAGCTTTATTGCTTGATGAGAGTGGATTTGTTGCCGAAGGTAGTGGGGAGTGTTTTTTTATTGTCCGAGATGGAGTATTGATCACCCCTTCTTATGATAATTCTTTGGAATCAATTACTCAAGCCACAGTTATTGAACTTGCCAAAGATCTTGGAATTGAAGTCGTTCAAAGACGCATTACTCGTGATGAAGTTTATATTGCTGAAGAAGCTTTTTTTACAGGAACGGCAGCTGAGATCACGCCGGTTAAAGAATTGGATTTTAGAATGATTGGAGCGGGAAAAGCAGGACCTGTAACTCAAAGACTTCAGAAAGAATTTTTCAATCTTGTAATGGGAGAAAATCCTAAATATAGTC from Helicobacter sp. 12S02232-10 includes:
- a CDS encoding branched-chain amino acid transaminase, with protein sequence MKEAQYIWKDGKLIPWKEATTHILSHTLHYGNAAFEGTRAYATKKGLAIFRLSDHVKRLLNSAKIVAIKSPYDQKELEKAHIELLKANVYNGNVYIRPIIFLGYGVMGVSHVQAPVNVAIAAWEWGAYLGEEGILNGIKVKTSSFARNSVKSTMGKAKIAANYLNSQMAKHEALECGCEEALLLDESGFVAEGSGECFFIVRDGVLITPSYDNSLESITQATVIELAKDLGIEVVQRRITRDEVYIAEEAFFTGTAAEITPVKELDFRMIGAGKAGPVTQRLQKEFFNLVMGENPKYSHYLTYIG